A single region of the Mercenaria mercenaria strain notata chromosome 6, MADL_Memer_1, whole genome shotgun sequence genome encodes:
- the LOC128546222 gene encoding uncharacterized protein LOC128546222 isoform X2, protein MSVSRHKVRNDRNILFTSKLCCEALVSTLLLYAVPTLLKEGTLCYINQNTVLWGPLPYITDKMGVMIKDTAQKLRNTADSMLFNLFREKRTLVLVQIQFESFVLEQSDVLSVLKSKLTRHISTGVCMTRSVKSTEFLKLLKLNEELVYDKNKNIEPKKYLAEKRNNSNRNGTFWMILESQTDSSRITCEAPRKYVRVDVFRCMSDNKNEIEIPSPKNVLQHIITAYPFHSYKHDLPEMPHEDEKYPVQATEIDAGQLSFGSYRPTIANSIFPNNSQRSDHQRDIQEARRNFNAVTSGTGLQRRTKPARYPDYTALDNRVSSFQTPNWDSNNKPDTLVLVNWGFFYTGTEDLVRCYQCGLGLKDWVKDDDVLQEHVKHSATCDYLLTRLGRETVDQIKISLESPGCSTNTSSAGQLSYKMRSPRYQTMASRLASFKDFPRHIHISHQQLAVAGLFYTGKGDLCRCFTCDGGLKDWSAGDDPIKEHATYFPKCTYINQLKGSEYVRVLQRTRQNEQSTVR, encoded by the exons ATGTCGGTTTCCAGGCATAaagtcagaaatgacagaaacatTCTGTTTACATCTAAACTATGTTGTGAAGCTTTGGTATCCACATTGCTCCTGTATGCAGTACCTACATTACTCAAGGAAGGGACATTATGCTACATCAATCAAAACACAGTGCTGTGGGGACCTCTACCTTATATTACAGACAAGATGGGAGTTATGATTAAAGACACCGCTCAGAAACTTAGAAACACAGCTGACAGTATGCTGTTTAATTTATTCAGAGAGAAAAGGACACTTGTTTTAGTTCAAATTCAGTTCGAATCATTTGTTCTTGAACAGTCGGATGTTCTCTCGGTACTTAAGTCTAAATTGACAAGACACATTTCAACTGGAGTTTGTATGACAAGATCTGTCAAAAGTActgaatttttgaaattgttaaaaCTGAATGAAGAGCTTgtttatgacaaaaacaaaaacatagaaCCGAAAAAGTACTTAGCTGAAAAAAGGAATAATTCGAATCGTAATGGCACATTTTGGATGATTTTAGAATCGCAAACTG ATTCCAGCCGGATTACTTGCGAGGCACCAAGAAAATACGTTCGGGTAGACGTCTTTAGATGCATGTCTGACAATAAAAACGAAATTGAAATTCCTTCACCCAAAAATGTACTTCAACATATTATTACGGCGTACCCATTTCATTCATACAAGCACGATCTACCGGAAATGCCACACGAAGATGAGAAATACCCTGTACAAGCAACTGAAATCGACGCAGGACAGCTTTCATTTGGCTCTTACAGACCAACGATTGCAAACAGTATATTTCCTAACAATAGCCAACGATCCGATCACCAACGTGATATTCAAGAAGCCAGAAGAAATTTTAATGCCGTTACATCGGGAACTGGTCTTCAAAGACGTACCAAACCAGCTCGATATCCGGATTATACCGCTTTGGATAACAGAGTATCATCATTCCAAACGCCTAATTGGGACTCTAACAACAAACCTGATACACTAGTGCTGGTAAACTGGGGTTTCTTTTATACAG GTACTGAAGATTTAGTAAGATGTTACCAGTGTGGATTAGGTTTAAAAGACTGGGTGAAAGATGATGATGTGCTTCAGGAACATGTTAAACATTCTGCTACATGTGACTACCTTCTAACGAGACTTGGCAGGGAAACGGTGGATCAAATCAAA atctCTCTTGAGAGTCCAG GTTGCAGCACCAACACGTCAAGTGCGGGTCAGTTGTCTTATAAGATGCGTTCTCCAAGATACCAGACAATGGCTTCCAGGCTAGCTTCCTTTAAGGACTTTCCCAGGCACATTCATATTTCACACCAGCAGCTTGCTGTGGCTGGACTCTTCTATACAG GAAAAGGAGATTTGTGTCGCTGTTTTACATGCGACGGTGGTCTAAAGGACTGGAGTGCAGGAGACGATCCAATCAAAGAACATGCCACGTACTTCCCAAAATGTACCTACATCAATCAGCTTAAAGGGTCTGAATATGTTAGAGTATTACAGCGTACCCGTCAAAATGAACAATCGACGGTAAGATAA
- the LOC123549570 gene encoding death-associated inhibitor of apoptosis 2-like, with amino-acid sequence MQKLAIRSNSSFTMSDVFQKLGYAEIDVITARTELESKGNMNPTAEEIINTILDIQEKTQNTDRNVSTQHSEEDLQAIQEENERLSKMVHCMLCVTNEADILFLPCTHHRVCKNCAKNVIFCPVCDHFIKEKVKTYRA; translated from the exons ATGCAGAAACTGGCAATACGAAGCA ACTCCAGCTTTACCATGTCAGACGTTTTTCAAAAACTCGGCTATGCTGAGATAGATGTGATTACAGCGAGAACTGAATTAGAGAGCAAAG GTAACATGAATCCGACAGCagaagaaataataaatacaatactTGATATTCAGGAGAAGACACAGAATACTGATCGTAATGTGTCTACACAACACAGCGAGGAAg ATTTACAGGCAATACAAGAGGAGAATGAACGACTGTCTAAAATGGTACACTGTATGTTATGTGTAACAAATGAAGCGGACATTTTATTCCTTCCGTGTACTCACCATCGAGTATGCAAAAACTGTGCTAAGAACGTTATTTTCTGTCCTGTCTGTGACCATTTCAtaaaagaaaaagtgaaaaccTACAGGGCGTGA
- the LOC128546222 gene encoding uncharacterized protein LOC128546222 isoform X1, whose protein sequence is MSVSRHKVRNDRNILFTSKLCCEALVSTLLLYAVPTLLKEGTLCYINQNTVLWGPLPYITDKMGVMIKDTAQKLRNTADSMLFNLFREKRTLVLVQIQFESFVLEQSDVLSVLKSKLTRHISTGVCMTRSVKSTEFLKLLKLNEELVYDKNKNIEPKKYLAEKRNNSNRNGTFWMILESQTDSSRITCEAPRKYVRVDVFRCMSDNKNEIEIPSPKNVLQHIITAYPFHSYKHDLPEMPHEDEKYPVQATEIDAGQLSFGSYRPTIANSIFPNNSQRSDHQRDIQEARRNFNAVTSGTGLQRRTKPARYPDYTALDNRVSSFQTPNWDSNNKPDTLVLVNWGFFYTGTEDLVRCYQCGLGLKDWVKDDDVLQEHVKHSATCDYLLTRLGRETVDQIKISLESPVGCSTNTSSAGQLSYKMRSPRYQTMASRLASFKDFPRHIHISHQQLAVAGLFYTGKGDLCRCFTCDGGLKDWSAGDDPIKEHATYFPKCTYINQLKGSEYVRVLQRTRQNEQSTVR, encoded by the exons ATGTCGGTTTCCAGGCATAaagtcagaaatgacagaaacatTCTGTTTACATCTAAACTATGTTGTGAAGCTTTGGTATCCACATTGCTCCTGTATGCAGTACCTACATTACTCAAGGAAGGGACATTATGCTACATCAATCAAAACACAGTGCTGTGGGGACCTCTACCTTATATTACAGACAAGATGGGAGTTATGATTAAAGACACCGCTCAGAAACTTAGAAACACAGCTGACAGTATGCTGTTTAATTTATTCAGAGAGAAAAGGACACTTGTTTTAGTTCAAATTCAGTTCGAATCATTTGTTCTTGAACAGTCGGATGTTCTCTCGGTACTTAAGTCTAAATTGACAAGACACATTTCAACTGGAGTTTGTATGACAAGATCTGTCAAAAGTActgaatttttgaaattgttaaaaCTGAATGAAGAGCTTgtttatgacaaaaacaaaaacatagaaCCGAAAAAGTACTTAGCTGAAAAAAGGAATAATTCGAATCGTAATGGCACATTTTGGATGATTTTAGAATCGCAAACTG ATTCCAGCCGGATTACTTGCGAGGCACCAAGAAAATACGTTCGGGTAGACGTCTTTAGATGCATGTCTGACAATAAAAACGAAATTGAAATTCCTTCACCCAAAAATGTACTTCAACATATTATTACGGCGTACCCATTTCATTCATACAAGCACGATCTACCGGAAATGCCACACGAAGATGAGAAATACCCTGTACAAGCAACTGAAATCGACGCAGGACAGCTTTCATTTGGCTCTTACAGACCAACGATTGCAAACAGTATATTTCCTAACAATAGCCAACGATCCGATCACCAACGTGATATTCAAGAAGCCAGAAGAAATTTTAATGCCGTTACATCGGGAACTGGTCTTCAAAGACGTACCAAACCAGCTCGATATCCGGATTATACCGCTTTGGATAACAGAGTATCATCATTCCAAACGCCTAATTGGGACTCTAACAACAAACCTGATACACTAGTGCTGGTAAACTGGGGTTTCTTTTATACAG GTACTGAAGATTTAGTAAGATGTTACCAGTGTGGATTAGGTTTAAAAGACTGGGTGAAAGATGATGATGTGCTTCAGGAACATGTTAAACATTCTGCTACATGTGACTACCTTCTAACGAGACTTGGCAGGGAAACGGTGGATCAAATCAAA atctCTCTTGAGAGTCCAG TAGGTTGCAGCACCAACACGTCAAGTGCGGGTCAGTTGTCTTATAAGATGCGTTCTCCAAGATACCAGACAATGGCTTCCAGGCTAGCTTCCTTTAAGGACTTTCCCAGGCACATTCATATTTCACACCAGCAGCTTGCTGTGGCTGGACTCTTCTATACAG GAAAAGGAGATTTGTGTCGCTGTTTTACATGCGACGGTGGTCTAAAGGACTGGAGTGCAGGAGACGATCCAATCAAAGAACATGCCACGTACTTCCCAAAATGTACCTACATCAATCAGCTTAAAGGGTCTGAATATGTTAGAGTATTACAGCGTACCCGTCAAAATGAACAATCGACGGTAAGATAA